The genome window GTGTCTATACATAAATATGACTAATCTGACCGTCTTCATTGATTTCCCAGCTGACAATCGCGTTGTAATGAAAAAAACTATTGTCACCGCGCTCTGAAATGAGAGTATTTCGAGATGGTTGCTGATAACCCGTTTCATCGGTAGCTCGGCTTTGTAATATTGCGTATTGACCTTGCCACTGCCACGGCAGACTAAAACGAGTAAAAGCTTTATCTAAAACAGGATCGCTTAGTTCTGCTTGGACCCATGTATCACCGCCATCTGCTGATACCTCGACTTTGCGGATTTTGCCATTACCTGACCAGGCAAGCCCGGTGACCTGATAAATGCCGGGGTTATCCGGCAGTGTCATCCCAACTGAAGGACTGGTAATAAGTGACTTGGCTTGCATAGTGAAGCTGAATTGTCTTGCTTTACCTGTAGGCAGTAAGTCAGTGTACTGGGCCGTTTCATCCCGGGTCATCGCAGGTTGTTCAACTAACTTTAACTGTCTTAACCACTTCACATTGACGATGCCTTCCCAACCCGGGAGTAACAATCGAACCGGATAACCATTTTCAGGTCGCAGGCGTTCGCCGTTCTGGTATAGGGCCAAAATTGCATCATCGAGTAATTTTTCAATGGGAAGGCTCACATTTAATGCGGCACCATCCGCTGCTTCAGCAATGGCCCATTTCGCTTCAGCTTGAATGCCACATTCATTTAAGAGCAGTCTGAGTGGAACACCAGTCCACTCGGCATTAGAGACAAGGCCATGCACATAGCCTGCAGCTGATTGAATGGGAGCGCTACGCCAGCCAGCATTACTATTGCCTCCGCACTCGATAAAGCAGATTTTTCTTATTTGCGGGTAGCGTTTTAAGGCATCAATCGAAAACGTTAGTGGCTTGTCTACTAAACCATCAATCATGATTTCATGTGAGGATGGATTTATATCAGGCACACCATTATGGTGTCGTTCATAATGCAAACCATTAGGCGTAATAGTACCTTGTAACTCTTCTAATGGTGTCCATGACACACCATTACCGGGTACGTTTGGGTTGGCAGATATCCAGCGAATAATATCTTTTTCGTAAATAGAAGGTTGACCATAGTTACTGAAATTCGATCCCGCTTTCAGCATAGAGTCGGGGAGGGTTTGCTGTAATTCTTCTGAGACTGGCTGTGCTTGCACAGGTAAGCTGAAACCGAGAAAAACACTACTCAAAGCCGTACCTTGTAGAAACTGGCGTCGGCTTTTAAGTAGTGATTTATTCATTTAGATATCCTTCAGTCACCTGGGGAAAATTCTATTCCCTGATTCACTTCGAACCAGTCATCAAGCTTTTGAGTGGCTTCCTCTTTGCCCGATTTGTTCAAGGATGAAAATAGCTGTACAGAGGCGTTTAAGGAGAGCTTTTTAAGTTCATTGCGTACAGATAACAGA of Methylophaga marina contains these proteins:
- the soxC gene encoding sulfite dehydrogenase, whose translation is MNKSLLKSRRQFLQGTALSSVFLGFSLPVQAQPVSEELQQTLPDSMLKAGSNFSNYGQPSIYEKDIIRWISANPNVPGNGVSWTPLEELQGTITPNGLHYERHHNGVPDINPSSHEIMIDGLVDKPLTFSIDALKRYPQIRKICFIECGGNSNAGWRSAPIQSAAGYVHGLVSNAEWTGVPLRLLLNECGIQAEAKWAIAEAADGAALNVSLPIEKLLDDAILALYQNGERLRPENGYPVRLLLPGWEGIVNVKWLRQLKLVEQPAMTRDETAQYTDLLPTGKARQFSFTMQAKSLITSPSVGMTLPDNPGIYQVTGLAWSGNGKIRKVEVSADGGDTWVQAELSDPVLDKAFTRFSLPWQWQGQYAILQSRATDETGYQQPSRNTLISERGDNSFFHYNAIVSWEINEDGQISHIYV